A stretch of DNA from Hoeflea ulvae:
TTGACGGCCATATGACCCGCGCCCTGGAAAAGGCCGATGCGGACCAGTTCGACGACCGGGCGGAACAGGCAAGGTCCCGCGGCAAGCTGCGCGGTCTGGGCGTTGCGGTCTATATCGAGGCCTGCGCATTTGCAGGCTCCGAACCGGCCAGGCTGACGCTGGACGCCGATGGCGGCATCACGCTCTATATCGGCACCCAGACCAACGGCCAGGGCCATGCCACGGCCTACAGCCAGTTCATCGCCGATGTGATCGGCATCGATTTCGACAGGATCACCGTGCGTCAGGGCGATACCGATGAGCTGGCCAATGGCGGCGGCACCGGCGGGTCGCGCTCGATCCCGCTCGGCGGCGTTTCGGTGTCGGCGGCGTCCGAGGTTCTGGCCGACAAGATGAAGAAGCTTGCCGCCGATGAGCTGGAAGCGTCACCGTCGGACATCGAGCTGGTCGACGGGGCCGCGCGCATTGTCGGCACCGACCGGGTGATGAGCTATGCCGATCTGGCCCGTGCCGCCAGCACCGAGGAGGACCGCACCGGGCTGGCCGACGTGGTGCAGGACGAGGCGACCTATCCCAACGGCACCCATGTCTGCGAGCTGGAAATCGATCCGGATACCGGCCGGGTGGAGATCGTCCGTTACACGATCGTCGATGATTTCGGCATGACGGTCAATCCGGTGCTGCTGCTTGGACAGATCCATGGCGGCGTCGTTCAGGGCATCGGCCAGTGTCTGAGTGAAGGCGTGGTCTATTCCGAGGACGGCCAATTGCTCACCGCGAGCTTCATGGATTACGCCATGCCGCGCGCCGACGGCATGCCGTTCTTCGATTTCGAAACCCGCAACGTGCCCTCCACCACCAATGCTATGGGCATCAAGGGGGCAGGCGAGGCGGCAACGATCGGCTCATGCCCTGCGGTGATGAACGCGCTTGTCGATGCGCTTGACCGCGTCCGCGGCGTGCGCCACATCGAAATGCCGGCAACCCCGCAACGGATCTGGGAGGCCTTGAACGGATGATCCGCCACGCGTGGTCCATCAGCGCAACGCGGGTGGTTCATCAGGTTTTTGATCGGACGGATGGTCGTCGATCGGGTTATGGTCCGACGCGCCGGCAAACGCCGCCGAAACACACGCCAAACATGATCTGCGGGCCTTGCCGTTCCACTGATCAGTCATGAAAGAGGTCATGTGACCGAAAGCCCACACCCTGTCACCACGCCGGCCGGACAGCAGCCATCGGCTGTATCGCCGACCGGTTCGCCGATGGTCGGGATCGCGCTCAAGGTCGCCTCGGTGACGGTGTTCGTCACCATGTCGACGCTGATCAAGGCCTCGGGAGAAGGCATCCCCGCAGGCCAGATCGTGTTCTTCCGCTCGGCCTTTGCCATGGTGCCGATCCTCATCTTCCTGGCGCTGCGCGGCCAGCTCGTGACCGCCTGGGGCACCGCGAATCCGATGTCGCATTTCGGTCGGGGACTGGTCGGCGTCACCGCCATGTCGCTCGGGTTTTACGGCATCATGCGCCTGCCCTTGCCCGACGCGATCGCCATCGGCTACGCCATGCCGCTGTTGACGGTGGTGTTCGCCGCCCTGTTTCTGGGGGAAAAGGTCAGGATCTTCCGCTGGTCTGCGGTGGCCGTCGGTCTCGGCGGCGTGCTGATCATCACCTGGCCGCGGCTGAGCCTGTTCGGCGACAGTTTCGGCTCCAGTGAAGCACAAGGGGCGCTGGCGGTGCTCGCATCCGCGACACTGGGCGCCACGGCGATGATCCTGGTGCGCAAGCTGGTGCTGACCGAGCGGACGCCCACCATCGTGCTCTATTTCTCGCTGACGGCCACGCTGCTGTCGCTGGCCTCGCTGCCCTTCGGCTGGGTTGTCCCGGACTGGCAGTCGCTGGCGCTGATGACGCTGGCGGGATTTTGCGGCGGGC
This window harbors:
- a CDS encoding DMT family transporter, whose translation is MVGIALKVASVTVFVTMSTLIKASGEGIPAGQIVFFRSAFAMVPILIFLALRGQLVTAWGTANPMSHFGRGLVGVTAMSLGFYGIMRLPLPDAIAIGYAMPLLTVVFAALFLGEKVRIFRWSAVAVGLGGVLIITWPRLSLFGDSFGSSEAQGALAVLASATLGATAMILVRKLVLTERTPTIVLYFSLTATLLSLASLPFGWVVPDWQSLALMTLAGFCGGLGQILLTQSYRHAEVSTIAPFEYSSIVLGILIGYFIFGDVPTWTMLTGTTIVVGAGIFVILREHSLGLERKAQRKLVTPQG